One window from the genome of Eucalyptus grandis isolate ANBG69807.140 chromosome 7, ASM1654582v1, whole genome shotgun sequence encodes:
- the LOC104453111 gene encoding probable polyamine transporter At3g19553 codes for MGEEEEGGMSSDCQKPAKTSPKLTLLPLIALIFYEVSGGPFGVEDSVKSGGGPLLSLLGFLIFPLFWSVPEALVTAELATSFPENGGYVLWISSAFGPFWGFQEGFWKWFSGVMDNALYPVLFLDYLKHSFPIFNRLIARVPALLGITASLTYLNYRGLHIVGFSAVTLAAFSLLPFAVMGILSIPRIRPAKWVAVDFSKVDWRGYFNSMFWNLNYWDKASTLAGEVENPSKTFPKALFGAVVLVMCSYLIPLLAGTGALNTPASDWSDGYFAQVGFLIGGAWLRWWIQVAAAMSNMGLFEAEMSSDAFQLLGMSEMGLLPTIFAQRSKYGTPTISILCSATGVVFLSWMTFQEILEFLNFLYAIGMILEFAAFIRLRIKKPDLHRPYRVPLQTFGVTMLCVPPTLLLVLVMCLASAKTFLVSGTVILVGLLLYPLLIHARDKKWVRFEAQKGLPSDDNPVGHIVESKLPQEDTDDATVTLL; via the exons atgggtgaagaagaagagggcggCATGTCCAGTGATTGCCAGAAGCCTGCGAAGACCAGCCCGAAATTGACCCTGCTCCCCCTGATTGCGCTCATCTTCTATGAGGTCTCCGGGGGCCCGTTCGGTGTCGAGGACTCGGTGAAATCTGGGGGCGGCCCTCTCCTGTCCCTGCTCGGTTTCTTGATCTTCCCGCTGTTCTGGAGCGTCCCTGAAGCTCTGGTCACTGCCGAGCTCGCCACCAGCTTCCCGGAAAATGGTGGCTACGTGTTGTGGATCTCGTCGGCTTTCGGGCCCTTCTGGGGCTTCCAGGAGGGGTTCTGGAAATGGTTCAGCGGGGTCATGGACAATGCGCTCTACCCCGTGTTGTTCCTCGATTACTTGAAGCATTCGTTCCCGATCTTCAATCGGTTGATCGCCCGAGTCCCGGCTCTTCTGGGGATTACGGCCTCGTTGACATATTTGAATTACCGAGGCCTGCATATAGTCGGGTTTTCTGCGGTTACCCTTGCGGCTTTTTCACTTTTGCCATTTGCTGTCATGGGTATCCTGTCGATTCCTCGGATACGGCCTGCGAAATGGGTAGCGGTAGATTTTAGCAAGGTAGATTGGAGGGGGTACTTCAATAGTATGTTTTGGAACTTGAATTATTGGGATAAGGCGAGCACATTGGCTGGTGAGGTCGAAAACCCGAGCAAGACATTTCCGAAGGCGCTTTTCGGAGCAGTAGTTTTGGTCATGTGTTCATATTTGATTCCACTTTTGGCCGGCACAGGGGCATTGAATACTCCGGCAAGCGATTGGAGTGATGGTTATTTTGCCCAAGTGGGCTTCTTGATCGGGGGTGCTTGGCTCAGGTGGTGGATACAAGTGGCTGCTGCGATGTCCAATATGGGGTTATTTGAAGCAGAAATGAGCAGTGATGCTTTTCAACTACTTGGAATGAGTGAGATGGGCCTGCTTCCAACCATATTCGCTCAAAG GTCTAAGTATGGGACACCAACCATTAGCATCCTATGCTCGGCTACTGGTGTTGTGTTCTTGTCATGGATGACTTTCCAAGAAATCCTGGAATTCCTGAATTTCCTCTACGCCATCGGCATGATCCTTGAGTTTGCTGCTTTCATAAGATTAAGGATAAAGAAGCCGGACCTTCATCGACCATACAGGGTACCATTGCAGACATTTGGGGTGACAATGCTCTGTGTGCCTCCAACCCTGCTGCTTGTGCTCGTCATGTGCCTGGCTTCTGCAAAGACATTCTTAGTGAGCGGAACTGTTATTTTGGTGGGTCTCTTATTATACCCTCTGTTGATTCATGCCAGAGATAAGAAATGGGTCAGATTTGAAGCACAAAAAGGATTGCCCTCAGATGATAATCCAGTTGGTCATATTGTTGAGTCGAAATTACCACAGGAAGACACAGATGATGCAACGGTTACTCTGCTTTAG